The following proteins come from a genomic window of Lolium rigidum isolate FL_2022 chromosome 5, APGP_CSIRO_Lrig_0.1, whole genome shotgun sequence:
- the LOC124656781 gene encoding uncharacterized protein LOC124656781: MGPAVAWEERRTLVLVNLASIMERADEALLPAVYREVGAALHATPTGLGTLTLYRSIVQAACYPLAAYAASRHNRAHVIAVGAFLWAAATFLVAISETFLQVAISRGLNGIGLALVIPAVQSLVADSTDDEHRGTAFGWLALTSSIGSIIGGFSAVLLAPTTIFGIAGWRFAFHLVAAISVVVGVLVWFFAVDPNFPTGKEASALGEKRSAWEEAKELLREARAVIQIPTFQIFVAQGVSGSFPWSALSFLSMWLELVGFSHGATAVFITVFSVATSIGGLLGGMMGDALARRYPNAGRIVLSQISAGSGVPLAAILLLGLPNDPSTGAAHALVLFAMGLIISWNGAATNSPIFAEIVPVKSRTSIYALDNAFESILASFAPPIVGFMSQHLYGFKLAGGDAAGKNGERDRENAASLAKALYTAIAIPFTICAAIYSFLYCSYPRDRDRARMQSLAESELLQRMELQEGSGFRSGDGDERFELFEPETDDGGRTDSAADAAGTSRLLSDPGS, encoded by the exons ATGGGGCCGGCGGTGGCGTGGGAGGAGCGGCGGACGCTGGTGCTGGTGAACCTGGCGTCCATCATGGAGCGCGCCGACGAGGCGCTGCTACCGGCGGTGTACCGCGAGGTCGGCGCTGCCCTGCACGCCACGCCGACGGGCCTCGGCACACTCACCCTCTACCGCTCTATCGTGCAGGCCGCGTGCTACCCGCTGGCCGCCTACGCCGCGTCGCGCCACAACCGCGCCCACGTCATCGCCGTCGGGGCATTCCTCTgggccgccgccaccttcctcgtCGCCATCTCCGAAACCTTCCTCCAG GTAGCGATCTCAAGAGGGCTGAACGGCATCGGCCTAGCCCTGGTCATACCGGCGGTGCAGTCGCTGGTCGCCGACTCCACCGACGACGAGCACCGGGGCACGGCCTTCGGGTGGCTGGCGCTGACCAGCAGCATCGGGTCCATCATCGGGGGCTTCTCCGCTGTGCTCCTCGCACCGACCACCATCTTCGGGATCGCCGGCTGGCGCTTCGCGTTCCACCTCGTGGCGGCCATCAGCGTCGTGGTCGGCGTCCTTGTGTGGTTCTTCGCCGTTGACCCCAACTTCCCGACGGGCAAAGAAGCGTCAGCGCTCGGCGAGAAACGGTCGGCGTGGGAGGAGGCCAAGGAGCTGCTGAGGGAGGCCAGGGCCGTGATCCAGATCCCGACGTTCCAGATCTTCGTGGCGCAGGGCGTGAGCGGCTCGTTCCCGTGGTCGGCGCTCTCGTTCCTGTCCATGTGGCTGGAGCTCGTCGGGTTCAGCCACGGCGCCACGGCCGTGTTCATCACGGTGTTCTCCGTGGCGACGTCCATTGGTGGCCTCCTGGGCGGTATGATGGGCGATGCCCTCGCCCGCCGGTACCCGAACGCCGGCAGGATCGTGCTGTCGCAGATCAGCGCCGGCTCGGGCGTGCCTCTCGCGGCCATCCTGCTCCTCGGCCTCCCGAACGACCCGTCCACCGGCGCCGCGCACGCGCTCGTGCTCTTCGCCATGGGGCTCATTATCTCCTGGAACGGCGCTGCTACAAACAG CCCGATCTTCGCGGAGATCGTACCAGTGAAGTCGAGGACGAGCATCTACGCGCTGGACAACGCGTTCGAGTCGATCCTGGCGTCGTTCGCGCCGCCGATCGTGGGCTTCATGTCGCAGCACCTGTACGGGTTCAAGCTGGCGGGCGGCGATGCGGCCGGGAAGAACGGCGAGAGGGACCGGGAGAACGCCGCGTCGCTGGCCAAGGCGCTGTACACGGCCATCGCGATACCCTTCACGATCTGCGCCGCCATATACTCCTTCCTGTACTGCAGCTACCCCCGGGACAGGGACCGCGCGCGGATGCAGTCGCTGGCGGAGTCGGAGTTGTTGCAGCGGATGGAGCTGCAGGAGGGGTCCGGGTTCcggagcggcgacggcgacgagcggTTCGAGCTCTTCGAACCGGAGACGGACGACGGCGGGAGGACTGACTCCGCGGCTGATGCCGCCGGCACGTCGAGGCTACTGTCGGACCCGGGGTCGTGA